Proteins encoded together in one Bos indicus isolate NIAB-ARS_2022 breed Sahiwal x Tharparkar chromosome 3, NIAB-ARS_B.indTharparkar_mat_pri_1.0, whole genome shotgun sequence window:
- the LOC109557005 gene encoding late cornified envelope protein 3B-like, which yields MSCQQNQQRCQPPPKCPSPKCPPKSPARCLPPASSGCAPRSEGNCCLGPHRRPRSHCCRRQSSDSCDGDGGLQSGRSSCGQGSGGCC from the coding sequence ATGTCCTGCCAGCAGAACCAGCAGCGGTGCCAGCCCCCTCCCAAGTGCCCCTCCCCCAAATGCCCCCCAAAGAGCCCAGCACGGTGTCTGCCTCCAGCCTCCTCGGGCTGTGCTCCCAGGTCCGAGGGCAACTGCTGCCTAGGCCCCCACAGGCGCCCCAGGTCCCACTGCTGCCGGCGCCAGAGCTCCGACTCCTGCGATGGTGATGGTGGTCTGCAGTCCGGGCGCTCTAGCTGTGGCCAGGGATCTGGGGGCTGCTGCTGA